The window tAAACATTGCACTGTCGTCAAAACACCACATCAAAATGGTATTGTAGAATGGATGAAGAAAACACTTTTAGAGAGAGCAAAATACGTGTTCTCAAATGTTGGCCTAACCAAAGTATTCTGGACAGAAATTATCAACATGGCTTGTTACTTGGTAAATCGGTCTCCATCAACTGCAATTGAATTTAAGACTCCCAAGGAAGTTTGGTCTGGTAAGCCCGTTGATTACTTTATATTGAAAGTATTTNNNNNNNNNNNNNNNNNNNNNNNNNNNNNNNNNNNNNNNNNNNNNNNNNNNNNNNNNNNNNNNNNNNNNNNNNNNNNNNNNNNNNNNNNNNNNNNNNNNNAATTTAATTATTTCTGTTGTTCATTAATTCTATCTCTGAATAGCAACAAATTGTCAACAAAATAAAGTATGAACGTGCACCAAATAAATTTCACAAGAACCAAGCTCAAAATATGGCAGAAAGGttcacaataaaaataaattatattcaGCGTAaattttactcttttcttattttgaaattcaatttaattaaaaataataaatataatacaAATTAAGCAAAATAACCTAAATTTGACTCGACTTTTGAATTACACACACATGTATGATGAACTCGAATATGAGTTTGAAACCCAAAACGACCTAAATGCAAAACAACTTGGAACCAAAATGATACAAACCCAGATTGAACACCCACCCCCCCCCTCCCCCACCACACACAAACACTAAATCAAGATTACCTAAACCCCAAATGAGTCCGAAATTTTCGAACCCAAACTGGAGTCACTCAATTGTCACCTCTTAATACGAATCAAACAATATCTGAAAACTTAAGTGGTTAgcttttgaaataattaatagtCAATATGGAGCCCATTAACTCTATCCATTTATAAATTGCCAATATCTTTTTACCTTATGGATAGTAATCAACTACCGAGAACCACCTGCTTCAATCCTCTTGACGTGGAATTAATATTCAGGAGACAATGGGATCAAAGTTTGATTTCAACTAAATTTCTGACAATTCAGAAAACAATTAATCATGCCAGTTCTCCCTTTCATGATCAAGAAATCATAGAGAAACTTATTCCATAAAAACATAATCGCAAAATATTACTAAGGCTCCCTTTGTTTTTTGATTTTGCTACATGCATTTTGCTTCCAAAAGTAAAAAGCAAGAAATTCTTTCACATTAAAAGCAAATAATAAGTTttaagaatcaaaacataaaaatggGACCTTTTTGATAGAacaaagtaattttttaatgaattttttagaaaataaaaacatattcaaGTATTTCCTAAGCAACCATTCAGAAAAGCCATAATTCTCTTTGCTTCTCTTCTTTCCTTTAACTGTCCCGGCAACCAAACACGGCCTATCGACTAATAGtaaactaaataaaagaaaagaaaagaaaaaaagcacTCGATTCCCATAAAAAGCGCCACTTCCTCCATAATTCAAATGTAAACAtcagacaattaaaaaaattgaaatacgCAGATAAAAACGTATACGTATGCATGTATAATACCCGAGATATCGGAGGAGAGTGAAGCTAAGCCGTGTAACCAGATAAGTTTCGGCGGCCGCGTGACCGATTTCTCGGCTAAACGACGGCTGCCGCTCCATCCGAGCAGGCTTCCGGCGGAGCTGCAGCTCGTCGTGGTTGCTGGAGGTCCCAAAGGGGGACCCCAGGAACCTGCAAATCAAGCACCTAACATCCAAATCAAGCGGACTTTCATTTCCGCCACGTGGACGCTGGTGATGCACCGGCGGTGACAATGACGTCATCGCCGGCCCTCCAAAACCTGAAAGCGGATCTGAGACTGCGAGGGGGTGggatttctctttttttcaaagCGGGAATCTTTGTCTTTGTTTATTGCCTGCCTCGTTGAATTAGCATTTGCTCTTGTTATTCGTTTGGTTTATATTCTTTTGCGCTTGGGAGTGTGTGTAACGAATACGTATTTCCTACCGGCGAACTTGGCTAACCGTTCATGTTTCGCCACGTGGCTAAACTTATTAGTGGGGTCCACCTTAGAAGACCCTAGGAGGATGGGAACCCATGTTTCACGAACACTCTGGGTTTGCTATATTTTGGCGCGTAAAGTTTGTTCTTAGTCGAcgtttcttgcttgttttggAAACCAACAAAAATGAACTACTGGGATAAGGTTGTTTTTCGCACAAATAAGCAAGGGTACTGGGGCAGCTGCCCCACCTTTCCGTTCTACTACTTTCACGATATGGGTGAGTAAATGGGAATGCTGGAtggtttgatttatttaaaaattaaatagattaaatattttttaaaaattaattaaatataataaaaattaaatcaattaaatataaaactagtttaatcaatttaattttatattaatgtattaaaatttcatcatttatttaaaaattttataatattaaaatattatatttggtAAAACCTTGGTTTACTTTGCATCCACACACAAGTTCTGAGTCTTTAtatcaataaaagtttaaacattttatattttattaataattgaataattactaataattataaactttaatatatttatattaaactttattgtataatgaattttattaataataatatctttaaacatccataatatattagacattaatgtataatataatatatttaatattattaaattgtaaacaaaaccaatattattttgttctttatttataatatattatttcttaattattaattaaatttattattttgtaaaatattaattacttatttataaaagaataagtaatatgttaattttatatagtatatatCCATATGTATTACTTTATTATGTATATCTGAAATTAATAACTtaacttatatgttataatgttttatagtaaagtttctataaataataactaaacaatatgttataagaaccaaaaaaataactaataaacttattaactataatcatataaataaagtttattataagttataataatgtttatgcacaaattaataatatgtatatataatatattactttattatatatatgaaattaattacacaacttatatgttatcatgttttaatttttataaaaaggtttgtataaataataactaattataaacaatatgttataaaaattaaattattaagtgtaatcatataaataaagtatgatataagttataataatacttatgtataaattaaatatatgtatatgtatatgtataatatattactttattatatatatatatataattattgagataacttacatattataattttttatatcaaagtttgtgtaaataataactaattataaataatatgttatagaaactaaggtaataactaataaaattattaagtgtaatcatataaataaaacataatataggttatagtaatatttatgtataaattaaatatatgtatatagatataatatatttatataattatatatatattcataacattttatatttcgAAATATTACTAAAGTGTaataatcataaattattaatatgtataatatttactattataatgttaacatataaattatattatttaaaatatataacttgtaatttcatattaatacaaatttataaaaaaaaatatatatagttaatataaaattgCAACAATTGTGATTTGTATACGTATACATAATAAACTAATATGTTTTaagaatattattaattaagtttactattaaattttcttaatatataaaaaatttatatatattaatatataaaaaaattaatttaatttttgagtaGATTggttcaaaaaattttacaatcgagaacccaaaaaaaagaaaaaccaattgaatcaaaaaattttagacCAATCAACTCAATAGACTAATTAGACCAAATTATTTTGTCCAAATTACATTTGGTTTTGGTGGATAATtggtttaatttgattttgctCACCCCTAACTACTATTTATATCTAAGCTAAATTATTtcatatacaaataaaatatacatacgttatatttttaagagaataaattcttttatttttagagtGTGTTTTATCCGATTCAAGTTTTTGTAAGGATAATTGTTCTAAAAGGACTGTAAAGAGaagttaaaataatatttgacaAAGTTAAAGTGTTGTAagatataaaacattatttgataatatttatttttttataaataaaaaaaaacaactttcttaaataaaatcataagtTTTATAAggcaagaaataaaaaaagttatataatttatattaattaaaaacatttaaataaattaaatgaagagaaacaaattgactcaaataaaatagatgaatgtggaaaatataaatttcttttatgattttaagaattattaaaggataaaatgaaactataaaaaaattaaatatttattattacaCATTAAGCCTTTTTGATTTATAGTTTCGTTTACTAAAATTGATATCTCGTATacgttaaaattttaaaaattttgaaagccaaACACCTTTTTTGTCCCTTCTGCAGTGAacgaattttttttatataaagtgGGTCAAACCCCCCCTTAAGGacggaaaaaaaaaataaattattcccCAATTGAATGTGATTTCTAATCCGTTGGTGCAAATAATTGTTTCGTgacttaaattaaatattaaagtaATTTGATCGTGTATCCTATTACTTGCAATAAATAAATGTTCattattttggtattttaatataatttccaTTAGTAAGTTGTTTGAGCttaattattagatttaataattaagaaaaattaatatctttttttaattgtatttaataaacaaatttatttaaatataaaaaaaatctaagcATGTTTATTCAAAAAGAACATTTGAAtgttaagaaaaatgaaagataaaaaagatttatttatctttattcTATTATATTGCATTGCATAAACTTTGTTTAATTGtaaatgaaaagtaaaaatctttatttactaaattaattttgtatacacaaGTTTTAAATTGGAAATCAACTTTGTGATTGTCAAGCAGAAAAAGGGCGTGGGGCAGAGGTCAGGAGTCAGAAAGAAGCGTCACAGCTGGTGGTGTGACGTGGAATGGGATGCAAATTGCAAGGAAGCACTCGTCATTTTGTAACAAAGAGGCTTGGATTGCAGCGGCTTTCCACCGATCGCAGACACGTGGACTCTCGTAAGGAAactattaatcaaattttctagggaaTCTGCCAGTGGCCGGTTGCCCtgtataataaaattatatttttaggCTCCACtccatttgaatttgaatgcgCTTGGTCTTAAGTGACTCGattcaaaatatattatatttaataaaataatatatatttttaattaatttttaatatactTCAAATATTAACCTAATGAATCAGTTGAGGTTAAGATTTACGCGTAACTTTGCTGAGCAGCTAGGCTCACCCGGTTGGATTCACGAGCACctttactttttttgttttgttaaagTTACATGGGTAGATACCCTCCAAATGGATCTATGATGATAAGATTTGGCTTACGTTTCATCGGGATTTTATGTTTGGTAATGATAGGAATCGAAAAAGTTCCTTGTATTTTATAAAACGGGAAATAAGTCGCTCACCTCGTTGTCTTCCCAAGATTCTAAGTTGTTGTACGTTGCTCCCGTTCACTTTGTCCACACCAGTTATTGCTGCCACCACGCAACTCAAACACCCATATGTTCAAGGGTCTCACTTCCAACcatatcaactatcaacaaccTCCAAAAGGCAAAGACTAAGAATATGAGGTTATTTCCTGAGTAAGGTTTCATCACATTTAAGACATCCATGATTACATAACGCGCAATCTAGccaaaaaaagaagtaaaattCCATTGTATACTACTTCAGAGCTTTAAAGCGTTATTAAGAGCATATAATCCAACATAAAAAGATTAACGATTAACACAAGTCTAGTATGGTGGAGACGAatgagagaaaaacaaaaagggctGTAATTAGTTGAACAATTTAACCATCTACAGCCAAGATGGCTGCTTCATTTATCTCATATcagtttttcttctaaaaGGAGATGCAAACTACACCCCATGTAGAACTATTCATCTTCACCTATATAAATCCTCCACTTTTCACTTCTATCTTAACCACCATCGTTGAATAGCTGACACCGGCGTGTTCAAAAATGGTGCATAACGATGGACAAGAGGATTGACTATCCTCCCAATCTTTGCCCACACGCTCTGATGGTAACCAGCAGTAACCGGAGCATGGTACATAAGCTTCAATAGCTGTGATTGAGGGAAAAAAAGGACAAAGCATTTAGACTAATTCATTTGTCAACAAATAATCAATCTAACCCAATGACCCATACTCTTTTTTAGAGGTGGAAAATGGGGTGTTTGCTGCACAAAATACACTGTTAGAGATGCATTTCGAGGGTTCATAGAGATTTAAGGATGCACAAgtatttcatatttaatattttcttcctAATAATGTCAAGAACATGGTCCTTATCAATAAAGTGACAGTTCCATGACACGAAATTACTCATATAAATTGTCCATTTGTCAcaataagaaaaaggaaaagaaagaaaagtaaaatggCAAGGGACAACAACAGGGACCAAGGGGACTAGGAAGGGATAGGACATTTCTGAATATcaatcaaagaagaaacatCAAATATCCATTCCTTATATCGTGACATgcagttaaaagaaaaacataaaaacaaaataaataaataaatccaaaatatttatatacaaaattgtattaaatgaaaatggaaaaatcaagagaaaaattagTAACATGTATTTTTGAttccaaataattttttaaaaataaaaaatcatatgagATAATAAAACTATAGTTTCcaaaataaagcaaataaaatgCATAAAAACCATAATAGATGGAAAAAACATTAactacaaaataaaagaagactATAGGATCAATACGTATCTTAGTTTAAAGACATCCATTCCAacacttgtttttttttttttatactatgTGAACTTGGTCCTATACCATACTATCATACCATTCAGACTATCAATAAACAGAAAGCCAatacattaaaaacaaaaaataaagttacAGATGAAAGAAGCATTACAGACCTGCCAGTACATGAAAGTTTGTATAATATTGCGTTGCCACCtacaaaatttaatatacaATTTCAGCAAATTAGAAAAGCTGGAGAAGGTGGAATGTATTGGCTTGAAGGGGAAtataaccaaaaaagaaaagatattaGTGACTGACGAGAACAAGGACATCATTAGAAGCAAGCCAAGTCCAATCTCAGCATGTGAAGAGAGTATGCTCAGGGTAGTGGTGTTTGATTCTACCCACACACAAGGATCCTCCAAATACTTCCTGTTTAAACAAAGAAGATAGTATtaataaaggaaaagataaaGAGACCTGTGAGTATAGACATGCACATGCATACACGGACATGATTTTCATTTCACCCATGTTTAAGGTGATATCAAAGAGTGTCATAGATCAAATTGAACTACTGTACTTCTGAGGAATTAGTTAAGGTGAAAAACAGGATAAGTACTTCTCTGTTTATTACCTCCTTTTTAGCATTAACATTCACTGAGAAAGTAAGCTCTCTTTATGCTACCCTCTTACCATCATCTTACTTGAGGCATGTGATGTTGGGATTCACTGCTCACCTCACACTAAGGTGGCACTATAAAACTAGTATAAATGTGTATTACTAAGCAATAAGGATAATAAGCCACCGAGGTCTATACACCCAGGGGTGGAAAGACAAGTTGAGGCCCTAAGAGGTTCTAGATTCAAATCTCTCCACCCTGTCAATGCAAGAGTATGTTTAAcattaaaatggaaaatgaaaatgataaaaataacgATCATAACATATAATATACTCATAAACAGAACAAGAACAATAGCAATAGCAgcaataacaaaattttcgTCCATCTGTAAGTTAAGCCTTTCCATATGAAGAACATCATCAGCTAAAGTAactgaatttcttttagtCAACATTAATAGTCAAattacataattaattaaaaaaagtgaaaaactAGGAACAATCATGCTAATCAAGTAAACTTAAAACTAAATATCAGCACACTGTAGTAATGCTGATGCTCTATATATATGAGTAAAGATCTACCTGTACAAGGTAGAACGATTGAAATTACGCCTCAAGAATTTTGCAACATGTTCAAGTGCTCGGCATAAAATGGGAATCAAAGCAACTGCAGTGAAAATCCATGTCAATTTTCATACTACTTAACAAAGAGAATTCAGCAACATAGATCAAGAATAACGAGAGGAGcagaaaaggtaaaaaaaaatttaggggCAGTGGAGTGCTAACATTTAAGGCAAAGATGTGAAGTGACAAATGTAAGACAGTAGATAAAGTAGATAAAATCTTTGGTTGCAATTATTGACTGAAAATACACTTGAACAGCCTGCAAATTCCATGCCCTTGGTCTCTGCACAAAATA is drawn from Theobroma cacao cultivar B97-61/B2 chromosome 4, Criollo_cocoa_genome_V2, whole genome shotgun sequence and contains these coding sequences:
- the LOC18602137 gene encoding uncharacterized protein LOC18602137, yielding MTSLSPPVHHQRPRGGNESPLDLDVRCLICRFLGSPFGTSSNHDELQLRRKPARMERQPSFSREIGHAAAETYLVTRLSFTLLRYLGNLVEIKL